The following coding sequences lie in one Flavobacterium cyclinae genomic window:
- a CDS encoding TonB-dependent receptor yields the protein MKLRFLLLSLFFSVAMFAQNGTVTGTILDKEFNNEPLPFANIIIKGTKQGTSTDENGKYSITLKPGSYTLVIGYLGYETKEIPFTIKANEKKVINYTLEASGVQLQDVEIVHIVSKEKESALLLEQQKAVEIKQSIGAEEISKKGISDVAAAVAKTSGISKQEGSSDIYVRGLGDRYNSTTLNGLPLPSNNPSTKNISLDIFSTDIVEYIGIDKTYNYKNYGDFAGANVDIVSKTYKGSGMIEVGTGTGFNSNAMSQDKFYLQDGPNFHGFSNEPIPNNPLAAYNFTTSWDKQATTPVNGSFYLRGGDSYNIGSSKLSFFVNASFDNGFNYKEGVRRGSVNTQAIAVKDFYRKAYEYSTGSNAMANINLKINNNNNIKFNSMFINSTSQKHEEFSGILDAFGPAQNGGGFVRRSTFDRTFLLINQLLGEHKFGERLVFDWGVSYNKMTNIIPDRMQNTIIPFTWDDPNSRLVASDVNQSDNHRYYQEMSDDEVAGNFTLSYKFGKKDDNSYKGKFIAGYSGRYKDINFDATQINLFVTRSLFASQPTVDLNYLDGYFNQTNLDAGFFSLRTFRGNVTNPNALKPQNYNGQQIISAGYGAVEYQFTPKLFVIGAFRTEFIIQDIFYDTSLKSGKTLFDTMEYMPSITAKYEVNEKQNIKFAASKTYTLPQFKERAPFLYEEVGQSYIGNPFLYNSTDYNFDLKWEMFPKNGEVLSFTGFAKYIQNPINQVTIASATNDISWVNSGDKAVGLGIEGEWRKNIISIENNTTGEKTNLGFGLNVSYLITNQDLNSEKVVSENPGMNVDFTNSDSRLTGASDLLINSDISFNREFKKDKSLTATLAGGYFSDRIYALGVTGKGDLVDSDVFTLDFILKFNLSKNIGIGFSAKNLTDPTIERKQDIQNVVVDSYKKGRNFGLSVKYSF from the coding sequence ATGAAACTACGTTTTTTATTATTGTCATTATTCTTTTCAGTAGCAATGTTTGCTCAAAATGGAACTGTTACCGGAACTATTTTAGATAAAGAATTTAATAACGAACCTTTACCTTTTGCTAACATTATTATCAAAGGTACTAAACAAGGAACATCTACTGATGAGAATGGAAAATATTCTATTACTCTTAAACCAGGTAGTTATACATTAGTAATTGGATATTTAGGTTACGAAACTAAAGAAATTCCATTTACTATAAAAGCAAATGAGAAAAAAGTAATCAATTATACATTAGAAGCAAGCGGCGTTCAATTACAAGACGTTGAAATTGTTCATATTGTTTCTAAAGAAAAAGAAAGTGCTTTACTTTTAGAACAACAAAAAGCGGTTGAAATTAAACAATCTATTGGTGCTGAAGAAATTTCTAAAAAAGGGATTAGCGATGTAGCTGCTGCTGTTGCAAAAACATCGGGAATTTCTAAACAAGAAGGATCAAGTGATATTTACGTTAGAGGTTTAGGAGACCGATATAATTCCACTACATTAAATGGATTACCTCTTCCTTCAAACAATCCATCAACAAAAAACATTTCTTTAGATATCTTTTCTACTGACATTGTTGAATACATTGGAATTGATAAAACTTATAATTACAAAAATTACGGAGATTTTGCTGGAGCAAACGTTGATATTGTATCTAAAACTTATAAAGGTAGTGGTATGATTGAAGTTGGAACTGGTACAGGTTTTAACTCAAACGCAATGTCTCAGGATAAATTTTATTTACAAGACGGACCAAATTTTCACGGATTCAGCAATGAACCTATACCAAATAATCCGTTAGCAGCATATAATTTCACAACAAGTTGGGATAAACAAGCAACAACTCCTGTTAATGGTTCGTTTTATTTAAGAGGAGGAGATTCATACAATATTGGAAGCAGCAAATTAAGTTTCTTTGTAAACGCCTCTTTTGATAATGGTTTCAATTATAAAGAAGGTGTAAGAAGAGGAAGTGTTAATACGCAAGCAATTGCTGTTAAAGACTTTTACAGAAAAGCATATGAATACAGTACTGGTTCTAATGCAATGGCAAATATTAATTTAAAAATAAACAACAACAATAACATCAAATTTAATTCGATGTTCATCAATTCTACTTCACAAAAACATGAAGAGTTTTCAGGTATATTAGATGCTTTTGGACCTGCTCAAAACGGTGGTGGATTTGTACGTCGTTCAACATTTGACAGAACATTTTTATTAATTAATCAATTATTAGGGGAGCATAAATTTGGTGAAAGATTAGTATTTGATTGGGGTGTGTCATACAATAAAATGACAAATATTATCCCAGATCGTATGCAAAACACTATCATTCCTTTTACATGGGATGATCCAAATTCAAGATTAGTTGCATCTGATGTTAATCAATCAGACAACCATAGATATTACCAAGAAATGAGTGATGATGAAGTAGCTGGTAACTTTACATTATCTTACAAGTTTGGTAAAAAAGACGACAACTCTTATAAAGGAAAATTTATTGCAGGATATAGTGGTCGTTATAAAGATATTAACTTTGACGCTACACAAATTAATTTATTTGTAACAAGAAGTTTATTTGCTTCACAACCTACAGTTGACTTAAATTATTTAGATGGTTATTTTAACCAAACAAACTTAGATGCTGGTTTCTTTTCATTAAGAACATTTAGAGGAAATGTAACTAATCCTAATGCATTAAAACCACAAAATTATAATGGTCAACAAATTATTTCAGCAGGATATGGTGCAGTTGAATATCAATTTACTCCAAAATTATTTGTAATTGGTGCATTTAGAACAGAGTTTATTATTCAAGATATTTTTTATGATACCTCTTTAAAAAGTGGAAAAACTCTTTTTGACACCATGGAATATATGCCATCAATTACTGCAAAATATGAGGTGAATGAAAAACAAAATATAAAATTTGCTGCAAGTAAAACGTATACTTTACCTCAGTTCAAAGAAAGAGCTCCTTTCTTGTATGAAGAAGTTGGTCAAAGTTATATTGGAAATCCATTTTTATACAATTCAACCGATTATAATTTTGATTTAAAATGGGAAATGTTCCCTAAAAACGGTGAAGTATTATCATTTACTGGTTTTGCTAAATACATTCAAAATCCAATTAACCAAGTTACAATTGCTTCTGCTACAAATGATATCTCTTGGGTAAATTCAGGTGATAAAGCTGTTGGATTAGGTATTGAAGGAGAATGGAGAAAAAACATCATTTCAATTGAAAACAACACAACTGGCGAAAAAACTAATTTAGGTTTTGGATTAAATGTATCTTACTTAATTACGAACCAAGATTTAAATTCTGAAAAAGTAGTAAGTGAAAATCCTGGAATGAATGTTGATTTTACTAATTCAGATTCAAGATTAACAGGAGCATCAGACTTATTAATTAATTCAGACATTAGTTTCAATAGAGAATTTAAGAAAGATAAATCTTTAACTGCAACTCTTGCTGGTGGATATTTCTCTGATAGAATTTATGCTTTAGGAGTTACTGGAAAAGGAGATTTAGTTGATAGTGACGTTTTCACTTTAGATTTTATCCTAAAATTCAATTTAAGCAAGAATATTGGAATTGGATTTAGTGCAAAAAACCTAACTGATCCAACAATTGAAAGAAAACAAGATATTCAAAACGTTGTAGTGGATTCTTATAAAAAAGGTAGAAATTTCGGTTTATCAGTGAAATATTCTTTCTAA
- a CDS encoding response regulator transcription factor has translation MKKKDIKILLVDDEQDILEIVGYNLSQEGYQIVTASNGKEAITKAKKELPQLIIMDVMMPEMDGMEACENIRKIPELQDTIITFLTARSEDYSQVAGFDAGADDYIAKPIKPKVLVSKVQALLRRFKGVEGTTSTTTLTLGTIEINREEYKIIKEGEEIILPRKEFELFYLLATKPGKVFTREEILDKVWGNEVVVGGRTIDVHIRKLREKIGDSFFKTIKGVGYKIEF, from the coding sequence ATGAAGAAAAAAGACATTAAGATCTTATTGGTTGATGATGAGCAAGATATCTTAGAAATTGTAGGATATAATCTTTCTCAAGAAGGGTATCAAATTGTAACAGCTTCAAATGGTAAAGAAGCTATTACTAAGGCAAAAAAAGAACTTCCACAATTAATTATTATGGATGTTATGATGCCAGAAATGGACGGAATGGAAGCATGTGAAAACATTAGAAAAATTCCAGAACTTCAAGATACAATCATTACTTTTTTAACTGCTCGTTCTGAAGATTATTCTCAAGTGGCTGGTTTTGACGCGGGTGCAGATGATTATATTGCAAAACCAATTAAACCAAAAGTACTTGTAAGTAAAGTGCAAGCCTTACTTAGAAGATTTAAAGGAGTTGAAGGTACTACTTCTACAACTACATTAACATTGGGTACAATTGAAATTAATAGAGAAGAATACAAAATAATTAAAGAAGGAGAAGAGATTATTTTGCCTCGTAAAGAATTTGAATTGTTCTATTTGTTAGCTACTAAACCAGGAAAAGTGTTTACTCGCGAAGAAATTTTAGACAAAGTTTGGGGTAATGAAGTAGTAGTTGGTGGAAGAACGATTGATGTTCACATCAGAAAATTAAGAGAAAAAATTGGAGATAGCTTCTTCAAAACCATTAAAGGAGTGGGGTATAAAATCGAATTTTAA
- a CDS encoding sensor histidine kinase has protein sequence MQLKFKKSYKFALKSSLYVTLFFLAIIFLYHYLVQPLQLLIVLAFSLVFYAATFFLIQFRVEHFIYKRVKKIYDDVSLLETTSYVNQPVTTDMATLTKEVKKFARDKKLEIETLKIREEYRKEFLGNVSHELKTPLFTIQGYLLTLLDGAMDDKNIRKKYLERAEKGVERLIYIVKDLDMITKLEVGEINLDKTRFNIVEVIQNVFDLFEMKASNKNITLTFDTRYSKPIWVMADQEKIQQVVTNLVVNSIKYGKKGGTTEVGIEDLTKDKVIVRITDNGEGIEKQNIPRLFERFYRVDKSGARSEGGSGLGLAIVKHIIEGHDEKIYVESQIGIGSEFSFTLEKTK, from the coding sequence ATGCAATTAAAATTTAAAAAATCATATAAGTTTGCCTTAAAATCATCGTTATATGTAACCTTGTTTTTTTTGGCGATTATATTCTTATATCATTACCTTGTTCAACCGCTTCAATTGCTAATTGTATTAGCTTTTTCTCTAGTTTTTTATGCTGCAACATTTTTTTTAATTCAATTTAGAGTCGAACATTTTATCTATAAACGAGTAAAAAAGATTTACGATGATGTTTCGCTACTAGAAACCACATCCTATGTAAATCAGCCAGTTACTACTGACATGGCTACCTTGACAAAAGAAGTTAAAAAATTTGCTCGCGATAAAAAATTAGAAATAGAAACTTTAAAAATTAGAGAAGAATACCGCAAAGAATTTCTTGGAAACGTATCACACGAATTAAAAACTCCCTTATTTACTATTCAAGGATATTTATTGACGCTTCTTGATGGAGCAATGGATGATAAAAACATTCGAAAAAAATATTTAGAACGTGCCGAAAAAGGAGTGGAGCGCCTTATATATATTGTGAAAGATTTGGATATGATTACCAAATTAGAAGTAGGCGAAATTAACTTGGATAAAACACGTTTTAATATTGTTGAGGTGATACAAAATGTTTTTGATTTGTTTGAAATGAAAGCATCAAATAAAAACATTACTTTAACTTTTGATACTAGATATTCTAAACCTATATGGGTTATGGCAGATCAAGAGAAAATCCAACAAGTGGTTACAAATTTAGTAGTAAACTCTATTAAATATGGTAAAAAAGGAGGAACAACTGAAGTTGGAATTGAAGATTTAACCAAAGACAAAGTGATTGTAAGAATTACAGATAATGGTGAAGGTATCGAAAAGCAAAATATTCCACGTTTATTTGAACGTTTCTACCGTGTAGATAAAAGTGGGGCTAGAAGCGAAGGCGGTTCAGGTTTAGGGTTGGCTATCGTAAAGCACATCATTGAAGGACACGATGAAAAAATCTACGTAGAAAGTCAAATAGGTATTGGTTCAGAGTTTTCATTTACTTTGGAAAAGACGAAATAA
- a CDS encoding glycosyltransferase: MKKKILIAPLNWGLGHATRCIPIIKALEENGFEPIIASDGVALALLKKEFPKLLSVELPSYNIQYAEKGKNFKWKLAFQMPKMMKAIKKEKSKINKIIENYEIDGVISDNRLGVYSSKVPSVFITHQLNVLSGKTSWLTTKLHSRYISKFDTCWVPDLAGLENLSGKLGHPEKKLNNVTYIGPLSRMKKISLPIKYDIMVLLSGPEPQRTLLEKKLIKELEKSNKEILFVKGIVESKQKIEKVNSITYYNFMNSEELSIAFNESEFVVCRSGYTTVMDLAKLEKKAFFIPTPGQYEQEYLAKKLKSEIVAPSCKQEKFKASKLEKIHFYKGFKDFSVEVNWSELFRLFQSK, translated from the coding sequence ATGAAGAAAAAAATACTTATTGCGCCACTAAATTGGGGTTTAGGACATGCCACAAGATGTATTCCTATTATAAAAGCATTGGAAGAAAATGGTTTTGAACCCATTATTGCTTCTGACGGAGTAGCTTTAGCTTTATTAAAAAAAGAATTTCCAAAACTTTTAAGTGTTGAATTACCTTCTTATAATATTCAATATGCAGAAAAAGGCAAAAACTTCAAATGGAAATTAGCCTTTCAGATGCCAAAGATGATGAAGGCAATAAAAAAAGAGAAGTCGAAAATTAATAAGATTATCGAAAACTATGAAATTGATGGTGTAATTAGCGATAACAGATTAGGTGTGTATTCGTCTAAAGTTCCTTCTGTTTTTATAACACATCAGTTAAACGTTCTTTCAGGAAAAACCTCATGGCTTACTACTAAATTACATTCTAGATATATTTCAAAATTCGATACTTGTTGGGTTCCCGACTTAGCAGGATTAGAAAACTTATCAGGAAAATTAGGACATCCCGAAAAAAAACTAAATAATGTAACCTATATTGGACCGTTAAGCCGTATGAAAAAAATATCGTTACCTATTAAGTATGATATTATGGTATTATTATCAGGACCAGAACCGCAACGCACCTTATTGGAAAAGAAACTTATTAAAGAACTAGAAAAAAGTAATAAAGAAATTCTTTTTGTAAAAGGAATTGTAGAATCGAAACAAAAAATTGAAAAAGTAAATTCAATTACGTATTACAATTTTATGAATTCAGAAGAATTAAGTATTGCTTTTAATGAAAGTGAATTTGTGGTTTGTCGTTCCGGTTATACCACGGTTATGGATTTAGCCAAGTTAGAAAAGAAAGCATTTTTTATTCCAACTCCAGGTCAATACGAACAAGAATATTTAGCAAAAAAACTCAAATCAGAAATTGTGGCTCCGAGTTGCAAGCAAGAGAAATTCAAAGCTTCCAAATTAGAAAAAATTCACTTTTACAAAGGCTTCAAAGATTTTTCAGTTGAAGTAAATTGGAGTGAATTATTTCGTCTTTTCCAAAGTAAATGA
- a CDS encoding UDP-2,3-diacylglucosamine diphosphatase: protein MKKRKVEVAVISDVHLGTYGCHAKELLDYLSSIKPKILVLNGDIIDIWQFRKSYFPSKHLEVIKKIISMSTKGTKVYYITGNHDEFLRKFTDLHMGNISLIDKLVLELDHKKAWIFHGDVFDASITQAKWLAKLGGWGYDLLILINRFINWILARLNKEPYSLSKKIKNNVKSAVKFITNFENVCVELAIENQYDYVICGHIHEPKIEFMENEKGEVFYLNSGDWIENLTALEYNNKKWKLYHHDRSLVSTHEEYNFEDENKLAEQFIAALK from the coding sequence ATGAAAAAGCGTAAAGTTGAAGTAGCTGTTATTTCCGATGTACATCTTGGAACCTATGGTTGCCATGCTAAAGAATTATTGGATTATTTATCTTCGATAAAACCTAAAATTTTAGTACTCAATGGCGACATTATTGATATTTGGCAATTTAGAAAATCGTATTTCCCCTCAAAACACCTAGAAGTAATTAAGAAAATTATTTCGATGAGTACCAAAGGAACTAAAGTGTACTACATTACTGGAAATCATGATGAGTTTCTTAGAAAGTTTACTGATTTACATATGGGAAATATCAGTTTAATTGATAAACTCGTCTTAGAATTAGACCATAAAAAAGCATGGATATTTCATGGTGATGTTTTTGATGCTTCTATTACTCAAGCCAAATGGTTAGCTAAATTAGGTGGTTGGGGTTATGATTTACTTATTTTAATTAATCGATTTATCAATTGGATTTTAGCCCGATTAAATAAAGAACCTTACTCGCTTTCAAAGAAAATTAAAAACAATGTAAAATCTGCTGTTAAATTTATCACTAACTTTGAAAATGTTTGTGTGGAATTAGCAATTGAAAACCAATACGATTATGTAATTTGTGGTCATATTCATGAACCTAAAATTGAGTTTATGGAAAATGAAAAAGGAGAAGTTTTCTACTTAAATTCGGGAGATTGGATTGAAAATTTAACTGCTTTAGAATACAATAATAAAAAATGGAAATTATATCACCATGATAGAAGTTTAGTTTCAACCCATGAGGAGTATAATTTTGAAGACGAAAATAAGTTAGCCGAACAATTTATTGCGGCTTTAAAATAA
- the trmB gene encoding tRNA (guanosine(46)-N7)-methyltransferase TrmB, giving the protein MGSKNKLKRFKENETFTNVFQPTREEVVGDQFPLKGKWSADFFKNDNPIVLELGCGKGEYSVGLAERFPEKNFIGIDIKGARFWRGAKTAVESGMNNVAFVRTQIELIHHIFAANEVSEIWITFPDPQIKYKRTKHRMTNAEFLERYKKILKPSGFMHLKTDSEFMHGYTLGLLHGLGHEVIYANHNIYKNEGAPAEVTGIQTFYESQYLEVNKPITYIKFRIK; this is encoded by the coding sequence GTGGGAAGTAAAAATAAATTAAAGCGATTTAAAGAAAACGAAACGTTTACCAATGTGTTTCAACCAACAAGAGAAGAAGTGGTGGGAGACCAATTTCCGTTGAAAGGAAAATGGAGTGCAGATTTCTTTAAAAATGATAATCCAATTGTATTAGAATTAGGTTGTGGTAAAGGAGAATATTCTGTTGGTTTAGCCGAAAGATTCCCAGAAAAAAACTTCATTGGGATTGATATCAAAGGAGCAAGGTTTTGGCGTGGTGCAAAAACTGCTGTGGAATCAGGTATGAATAACGTGGCTTTTGTGCGAACACAAATCGAATTAATTCATCATATTTTTGCTGCAAACGAAGTATCTGAAATTTGGATTACTTTCCCAGATCCACAAATCAAATATAAAAGAACCAAGCACAGAATGACGAATGCTGAGTTTTTAGAGCGCTACAAAAAAATCCTAAAACCAAGCGGATTCATGCACCTAAAAACGGATTCAGAATTCATGCACGGTTATACTTTAGGGTTGTTACATGGTTTAGGTCATGAAGTAATTTATGCGAACCATAATATTTACAAAAACGAAGGAGCGCCAGCAGAGGTTACCGGAATTCAAACGTTTTACGAAAGTCAATATTTAGAAGTGAATAAGCCAATTACTTATATCAAATTTCGAATTAAGTAA
- a CDS encoding LysE family transporter: MTFVLAIFLGLIISIGGIIIPGMLNMTIAKISIKESQKHALNFAFGAVVVVFIQCFLGTYFAKFLDANPVFSEGLKKIGTFIFIGLTIAFIIMGFNAKKKKEIEVKIDKKRNRFFYGMALSSFNMFAIPWYALTTLMMASKELFQYDIISILLFSFAAASGTYFVFYLYARFFKKIEHKLTFIVQNINFFIAILTGVVAVSSLYKMFF; encoded by the coding sequence ATGACATTTGTTTTAGCTATTTTTTTAGGGTTGATAATTTCCATAGGCGGAATCATTATTCCAGGTATGTTGAATATGACGATAGCTAAAATCAGCATCAAAGAAAGTCAAAAACATGCTTTAAATTTTGCTTTCGGAGCAGTTGTAGTGGTTTTTATTCAATGTTTTTTAGGAACTTATTTTGCAAAATTCTTAGATGCCAATCCTGTTTTTAGTGAAGGATTAAAAAAAATCGGAACTTTTATTTTTATAGGATTAACGATTGCTTTCATTATAATGGGATTCAATGCTAAAAAGAAAAAAGAAATTGAAGTTAAGATTGATAAAAAAAGAAATCGTTTCTTTTACGGAATGGCTTTATCTTCTTTTAATATGTTTGCAATTCCTTGGTATGCTTTAACTACTTTAATGATGGCTTCAAAAGAATTGTTTCAATATGACATCATTTCTATTCTTTTGTTTTCGTTTGCAGCAGCTTCAGGTACTTATTTTGTGTTTTATTTGTACGCTCGATTCTTCAAGAAAATCGAACATAAACTTACTTTTATAGTTCAGAATATAAATTTTTTTATTGCCATACTTACAGGAGTTGTAGCCGTTTCTTCTTTATATAAAATGTTTTTTTAA
- a CDS encoding MGMT family protein, which translates to MSNSKSNNENFFERVYEIVRQIPEGKVTSYGAIAKALGATRSARMVGWAMNASHNLSDVPAHRVVNRNGMLTGKHHFQGTNLMQQLLENEGIKIEENKVVDFKLIFWEPSI; encoded by the coding sequence TTGAGTAATTCAAAATCAAATAATGAAAACTTTTTTGAACGTGTTTATGAAATCGTTCGCCAAATTCCCGAAGGGAAAGTAACTTCTTATGGCGCTATTGCAAAAGCATTAGGTGCAACACGTTCTGCCCGAATGGTGGGTTGGGCAATGAATGCTTCTCATAATTTAAGTGATGTTCCAGCACATCGAGTTGTAAACAGAAATGGAATGCTTACCGGGAAACATCATTTTCAAGGCACTAATCTCATGCAACAACTTTTAGAAAATGAAGGAATAAAAATTGAAGAAAATAAGGTTGTGGATTTTAAATTAATTTTTTGGGAACCTTCAATTTAA
- a CDS encoding YceI family protein: MSKIQTKLGTLLTLVVVLLNLNTLVAQDSKVVLAESKLVVFGTSNLHDWEINAKAMSGKSSLTIDAGSLKAIKSLDFAVEVEQLKSGKSGMDKNTFKALNSNTYKTINFKLVSVTKITEVSKGNFTVETQGDLTISGVTKRINQTFTVKIIGGKAIFSGKTKIDMTVYGVKPPTALMGTIKTGKDVTIDFKVTYN; this comes from the coding sequence ATGAGCAAAATACAAACAAAGCTTGGAACATTACTAACACTTGTGGTAGTGTTGTTGAATTTAAATACTTTAGTTGCACAGGATTCTAAAGTTGTTTTAGCAGAAAGCAAGTTAGTTGTTTTTGGAACTTCTAATCTTCACGATTGGGAGATTAATGCTAAAGCAATGAGTGGAAAATCTTCTTTAACAATTGATGCAGGAAGTTTAAAAGCAATTAAAAGTTTAGATTTTGCAGTAGAAGTTGAGCAATTAAAAAGTGGAAAAAGCGGAATGGATAAAAACACATTCAAAGCTTTAAATAGTAATACTTATAAAACTATTAACTTCAAATTAGTTAGCGTTACAAAAATTACAGAAGTTTCTAAAGGTAACTTTACAGTTGAAACACAAGGCGACTTAACGATTTCTGGAGTTACAAAAAGAATCAATCAAACATTTACTGTTAAAATTATTGGAGGAAAAGCAATCTTTTCTGGAAAAACAAAAATCGACATGACAGTTTACGGTGTAAAACCTCCAACAGCTTTAATGGGAACTATTAAAACAGGAAAAGATGTAACTATAGATTTTAAAGTTACATATAATTAA
- a CDS encoding YceI family protein codes for MKNIGIITILILLSFGFSRNVTKVKITNKSEVTIKGKSNVNSFECKYNSDFIENDLQVIMNKNNGKILLDGAKIAIKSTGFDCAHRMITKDFKSILKAEEYPHIIINVKEIITAKENITAKLNVKIAGEENDYLVPVVYNANTNNVKGQLKLNIKDFKLKSPKKLLGMVVVNDNVEIDFNLFLQY; via the coding sequence ATGAAAAATATAGGTATTATAACAATTTTGATTCTTTTGAGTTTTGGATTCTCTAGAAATGTCACTAAAGTTAAAATAACGAATAAGAGTGAAGTTACAATAAAAGGGAAATCAAATGTAAATAGTTTTGAGTGCAAATATAATTCTGATTTTATTGAGAATGATTTGCAAGTTATAATGAATAAGAATAATGGTAAAATACTTCTTGATGGAGCTAAAATAGCTATTAAAAGTACAGGTTTTGATTGCGCTCACAGAATGATTACTAAAGATTTTAAATCTATATTAAAAGCGGAAGAATATCCACACATAATAATTAATGTTAAAGAAATAATTACCGCTAAAGAAAACATAACCGCAAAATTAAACGTTAAAATTGCTGGTGAAGAAAATGATTATTTGGTGCCAGTAGTTTACAACGCCAACACAAATAATGTTAAAGGACAATTGAAATTGAATATCAAAGATTTTAAATTAAAATCTCCTAAAAAATTATTAGGCATGGTGGTAGTTAATGACAATGTTGAGATTGATTTTAATTTGTTCTTGCAGTATTAA
- a CDS encoding Mrp/NBP35 family ATP-binding protein: MKLDRKEILAALETISVAGEGKNMVESGAVQNVITFGDEVVVDLLLSTPALHIKKRAEVDIIKVIHEKVYEKAKVKVNIKVEAPEKPENPNLIRGKQIPGISNIIAVASGKGGVGKSTITANLAVSLAKMGFKVGVLDADIYGPSMPIMFDVENSKPISVEVDGKSKMQPVSSYGVEILSIGFFTKPDQAVIWRGPMAAKALNQMIFDANWGEIDFMLIDLPPGTGDIHLSIMQSLPITGAVVVSTPQAVALADAKKGVSMFMSESINVPVLGIIENMAYFTPEELPENKYYIFGKEGAKNLAEDLQVPLLGEVPLVQSIREAGDYGRPAALQTASVLENVFENITRNVVQETVNRNETLPPTEAIKITTMAGCSAVKK, encoded by the coding sequence ATGAAACTAGATAGAAAAGAAATACTAGCTGCATTAGAAACTATTTCGGTTGCAGGTGAAGGTAAAAACATGGTGGAAAGTGGTGCGGTTCAAAACGTAATTACTTTTGGTGATGAAGTAGTAGTTGATTTGCTTTTATCTACACCAGCATTACATATTAAAAAACGTGCTGAGGTAGATATTATCAAAGTAATTCACGAAAAAGTATACGAAAAAGCCAAAGTAAAAGTAAATATCAAGGTTGAAGCACCAGAAAAACCAGAAAATCCAAATTTAATTCGTGGAAAACAAATTCCTGGAATTTCAAATATTATTGCGGTTGCATCTGGTAAAGGTGGAGTTGGTAAATCTACAATCACGGCTAACTTAGCTGTTTCATTGGCAAAAATGGGGTTCAAAGTTGGAGTTTTAGATGCCGATATTTACGGACCTTCAATGCCCATAATGTTTGATGTTGAAAATTCGAAACCTATTTCAGTTGAGGTAGATGGAAAATCAAAAATGCAACCGGTTTCAAGTTACGGAGTAGAAATTCTGTCTATCGGATTTTTTACAAAACCAGACCAAGCCGTAATTTGGAGAGGTCCCATGGCTGCTAAAGCATTAAACCAAATGATTTTTGATGCCAACTGGGGAGAAATTGATTTCATGTTAATTGATTTACCACCAGGAACTGGAGATATTCACTTATCAATTATGCAGTCATTGCCAATTACGGGAGCTGTAGTTGTAAGTACACCTCAAGCGGTTGCATTAGCTGATGCTAAAAAAGGAGTTTCGATGTTTATGTCAGAATCGATTAATGTTCCGGTTTTAGGAATTATCGAGAATATGGCGTACTTCACTCCAGAAGAACTTCCAGAAAATAAATATTACATCTTTGGTAAAGAAGGAGCTAAAAACTTAGCAGAAGATTTACAAGTGCCACTTTTAGGAGAAGTGCCTTTAGTGCAAAGTATTCGTGAAGCAGGAGACTATGGTCGCCCAGCAGCATTACAAACGGCTTCAGTATTAGAAAACGTTTTTGAAAATATTACTAGAAATGTGGTGCAAGAAACGGTAAATCGTAACGAAACATTACCACCAACAGAAGCTATCAAAATCACAACAATGGCAGGTTGTTCTGCAGTAAAAAAATAG
- a CDS encoding NifU family protein produces MTTLEIKENVEKALNEIRPFLNSDGGDISLVEIIEDKHVKVRLEGACTSCSLSISTMKAGVETTIKKYVPQIESVENIA; encoded by the coding sequence ATGACTACACTAGAAATAAAAGAGAATGTTGAAAAAGCATTAAATGAAATTCGTCCGTTTTTGAATTCGGATGGAGGCGACATCTCGTTAGTAGAAATTATTGAAGACAAACACGTAAAAGTTCGTTTAGAAGGAGCATGCACAAGTTGTAGTTTAAGTATTAGCACCATGAAAGCAGGTGTAGAAACTACAATTAAAAAATATGTTCCTCAAATTGAATCAGTTGAAAATATTGCGTAA